The Mycolicibacterium fluoranthenivorans genomic interval CCCCGCGCTAGGCCGACTACAGGGCGTCGTCGTCGAGCTCGTCTCGGTTCAGGCCCATCGGCGTGGCGGCGGGGACATCACCGCCGGCCACCACCAGGCGGGTCAGGGGTGTCAGCGCCGCGAACAGGGTGCCCAACTGCCGGTCGTCGAGGGCGTCGAAGGCGCGCAGCGCCAGCCGGTCGGTGCTGTCCTCGATCTGCGCCTTGAGGTCGGCACCGGCCGAGGTCAACGACCCGCCGGCGTCGACCAGTCCGCGCGCGGCCAGCCCGTCCAACTGTTCCTGCCAATCGTCCTCGTCGTAGTCACGGCTGGGGGCGATCATCTCGCGTGGCACCCGGCCGGCCACGGCGTGCAGCACGTTGGATTCGCGCCCGCCGATACCGTGCGCGGCGAGCACGGCGACATGGCCGTCGCCGCGCTGCTCCCGCAGCAAGGTGGTGGCGTGCCACAGCTTGGCCACCGGCTCCTCGGGCCACGGTAGCGCCGCATTGGCGGCGAACAGCGCTCGCCCGTGCATCGGGGCCGAGCGGGCGGCGATCTCGGCCAGATCGGCTGCGGTCCGCACCGTCTCATCGTCGGTCATCCCGTAGCGCCGCAACGTGGCCACCGCCGCATCCTGGCGGGCGGCCAGTACAGCGGCCGGGGTGGCGATCTCCCACGCCGCGGGCAGCGCCTTGTGCACCTGACGCAGGGAGAAGTTGTAGAACAGCGCCGCGACCACCTCGGGTGGCACCGGCCCCAGCGGCGCCGACCGGGCCGCGAAATAGCCCGACCAGAATCCGCGGTAGCCGAGTTCGCCGAGTGCGGCGCGGGATTCCGGGGCGAAGTAGGTGACGGCGTGTACCGGCTCCAGCCGGTCGAACAGGCGACGGGCAACCCTGGGCTGTCTCACCGAGACAGTCAAGCATCATGGGGTCGGCCGCGTGCGAGCACCGCCCCGGTATGGTTTCGTCCATGAGCGACGCGGCGGGAGGCGGTTCTTCCGCACCGGCCGAAGCGACGAACCCGCAGCGGATACGCGATATCGCGATGGTCTGCTTTGCCGAGCGCGGCGTGTCGGGCACGTCCCTGCGGACCATCGCCGACGCGGCCGAGGTGAGCGTGGGTCTCATCCAGCACTACTTCGGCAGCAAAGCGGCTTTGATCGAGGCGATCGACGAGCACGTGCTGCGGGTGTGCGGCCAGATTCTCGATGACAGTCCAGCCTCGCCAGAGGTGGGGAACACCCCTGACGTCTATCGCGGCGGCACCGCGCAGCTGTTCATCGAGCATCCGGACGTGATGGACTACGTCGCTCGTGTGCTGACCGAAGGCGGAGCGACCGGTGCGGCGATCTTCGACGGTCTGGTCAAGATCAGCGAAACGCAGGGCGAGACCTTCATCGCGCGCGGTCTGGCCAGGCCCGACCTCGATCCGGTGTGGTCCGTGCTGAACCCGGTGCTGGTGCGCGTTGCGGCCAGCGTGTTCCGCAGACATATCGAACGGCACATCCCCGGACCCCTATACACCCGGGAACAGACACTGCGATGGGACGAGGCCACCACCAACCTCATCCGGCACGGTCAGCTCCGGGAAGCCGCACGCGACGGATCCGGCGGGCAGGACACGTCCCAGCCCTGAGCGTGACGGCCCACCATCAGGCGTCCTCGGCCACCGCTCTGGCGGCCTCGTCGATGATGGCCCGCATGGCCCGTTCGGCACCCGATTCGTCGCGCAGCCGTATCGCCCGGGCCACCTCGTCGTGCAGTTCGATGGCGGCGGGGTTGGGCAGTTCCGGCATCATCCCGTGGTGAGTGCGTCCGGTCAGTACCTCGGCGACCACCGCATTGAGCGCACGGAACATCTCGTTACCGCTGGCATCCAGCAGCGTTTGGTGAAAGATCTTGTCGGCCTGCAGATATGCGTCCAGGTCACCGGAGCGGCCGTGCATCACCATGTCGGACACCGCGGCGGCCATGATCCGGCAATGGTGTGGATTCGCCCGCCGGGCGGCCAGTGCGGCAGCGGCCGGCTCGAATCCGCGACGTAACTCCGACAGCGAGATCAGCTGGGCGGCCCGGTCCCCGGATTCCAGACGCCACCGAATCACGCTGGGGTCGAACACATTCCAGTTGGCTGCGGGCTGAATGGTGATACCGACGCGGCGGCGCGAGGACACCAGGCCCATCGACTCGAGTACCCGGATCGCCTCGCGGGCAACGCTGCGTGACACCCCGTGTTCGGCGCTGACCCCTTCCAGGGTGATCACCTCGCCGGGTGGGTATCTGCCGGACACCACGGCGGCGCCCAGGGCGGTCAGCACGTTGTCGTGCAGTGCGCTGACGTTTGACGACGGACCCACGCGTACATCGTGTCATAGCGGGCTTGGATTGGACTTAAAGCAGACGTATTTGTGATCCTCTTGCAATAGTATGACGTTTGAGTCATCCTGTGTGAGGTCAACCACAGTCAGGGAGGTGTAGCGATGCCGTCACCGATCGTCGTGATGGGCGTCTCGGGGAGCGGGAAGTCCACCGTCGGCGCCGCGCTGGCACAGCGGCTGCGCGTCCCGTTCGCGGACGCCGATGACTTCCATCCGCCCGCCAACATCGAGAAGATGAAGGCCGGCCACCCGCTCGACGACGAGGATCGCAAGCCGTGGCTGGCGACCCTGGGCGACTGGCTGGGGGAGCGTTGTGGTGACGGTGGCGTGATGAGCTGCTCGGCGCTCAAACGGCGCTACCGCGACCAGCTGCGTGCACACTGCCCCGGTATCCAGTTCCTGCACCTGAGCGGGACACCCGAGATCATCGGGGCGCGCCAGGCCAGCAGGCCCGGCCACTTCATGCCGGCCTCGCTGCTGGCATCTCAGTTCGACACCCTCGAACCACTCGAGGAGGACGAGGCGGGCGTCGTCATCGACGTCGGTCAGAGCATCGACGCCATCGTCGACACCTACATCTCACTCACCGGAGGGGAACACCGATGAACGCCGCCGTCACCCTGTTGGCCGACGCGCCCAAACTCGTCGAGCCGGTGGCCTCAGCCCCGCAGCTGATTCTGTCGTTCCTGGCCGGCATCGCCGTCATCGTCGTCCTGATCACCGTGGTGAAACTGCACCCGTTCCTGGCGCTCATCTTCGGTGGCCTCACCGTCGGCCTGGTCGCGGGGGAGAACCTGACCAAGGTGCTCAAGTCGTTCACCGACGGGTTCGGATCGACGGCCGCCAGC includes:
- a CDS encoding TetR/AcrR family transcriptional regulator, with the translated sequence MSDAAGGGSSAPAEATNPQRIRDIAMVCFAERGVSGTSLRTIADAAEVSVGLIQHYFGSKAALIEAIDEHVLRVCGQILDDSPASPEVGNTPDVYRGGTAQLFIEHPDVMDYVARVLTEGGATGAAIFDGLVKISETQGETFIARGLARPDLDPVWSVLNPVLVRVAASVFRRHIERHIPGPLYTREQTLRWDEATTNLIRHGQLREAARDGSGGQDTSQP
- a CDS encoding gluconokinase translates to MPSPIVVMGVSGSGKSTVGAALAQRLRVPFADADDFHPPANIEKMKAGHPLDDEDRKPWLATLGDWLGERCGDGGVMSCSALKRRYRDQLRAHCPGIQFLHLSGTPEIIGARQASRPGHFMPASLLASQFDTLEPLEEDEAGVVIDVGQSIDAIVDTYISLTGGEHR
- a CDS encoding SCO6745 family protein; translation: MRQPRVARRLFDRLEPVHAVTYFAPESRAALGELGYRGFWSGYFAARSAPLGPVPPEVVAALFYNFSLRQVHKALPAAWEIATPAAVLAARQDAAVATLRRYGMTDDETVRTAADLAEIAARSAPMHGRALFAANAALPWPEEPVAKLWHATTLLREQRGDGHVAVLAAHGIGGRESNVLHAVAGRVPREMIAPSRDYDEDDWQEQLDGLAARGLVDAGGSLTSAGADLKAQIEDSTDRLALRAFDALDDRQLGTLFAALTPLTRLVVAGGDVPAATPMGLNRDELDDDAL
- a CDS encoding FadR/GntR family transcriptional regulator, translating into MGPSSNVSALHDNVLTALGAAVVSGRYPPGEVITLEGVSAEHGVSRSVAREAIRVLESMGLVSSRRRVGITIQPAANWNVFDPSVIRWRLESGDRAAQLISLSELRRGFEPAAAALAARRANPHHCRIMAAAVSDMVMHGRSGDLDAYLQADKIFHQTLLDASGNEMFRALNAVVAEVLTGRTHHGMMPELPNPAAIELHDEVARAIRLRDESGAERAMRAIIDEAARAVAEDA